One segment of Longimicrobium sp. DNA contains the following:
- a CDS encoding glycerophosphodiester phosphodiesterase family protein, producing the protein MNFPDRPLVLGHRGSPRRAPENTLLAFRLAIEEGADGVELDVQPGGDGTPVVIHDATLDRTTNRTGAVAAKSWEEVSAARSRGDPVPRLEQAAAWAAESGAWLNVEIKSPGAEAASIAAIEAAGVLDRTFFSSFLPDVVARVGELAPHAARFLLSERWDDAARVEARRLGVRGVCLHHSAATTAALAELQGAGLEVVVWTVDDPGRLRELLRAGVRAVITNHPARGVEALREVMGGV; encoded by the coding sequence ATGAACTTTCCCGACCGCCCCCTGGTGCTCGGCCACCGCGGCTCCCCGAGGCGCGCGCCGGAGAACACGCTGCTCGCCTTCCGCCTGGCCATCGAGGAGGGGGCGGACGGGGTGGAGCTGGACGTGCAGCCGGGGGGCGACGGCACGCCGGTGGTGATCCACGACGCGACGCTGGACCGCACCACCAATCGCACCGGCGCGGTGGCGGCGAAGTCGTGGGAGGAGGTGTCGGCGGCGCGGTCGCGGGGCGATCCGGTGCCGCGGTTGGAGCAGGCGGCGGCGTGGGCGGCTGAGAGCGGCGCCTGGCTCAACGTCGAGATCAAGTCGCCGGGCGCGGAGGCGGCGTCGATCGCGGCCATCGAGGCGGCGGGTGTCCTCGATCGCACCTTCTTTTCGTCCTTTCTGCCGGACGTAGTGGCGCGCGTGGGGGAGCTGGCGCCGCACGCCGCGCGCTTCCTCCTCAGCGAGCGATGGGACGACGCGGCGCGTGTGGAGGCGCGGCGGCTGGGGGTGCGCGGCGTGTGCCTCCACCACTCCGCCGCCACCACCGCCGCGCTGGCGGAGCTGCAGGGCGCTGGGCTGGAGGTGGTGGTGTGGACGGTGGACGATCCCGGGCGGCTGCGCGAGCTGCTGCGCGCGGGAGTCAGGGCCGTCATCACCAACCACCCGGCGCGGGGGGTGGAGGCGCTCCGCGAGGTGATGGGCGGCGTCTAA